Proteins encoded by one window of Leptospira stimsonii:
- a CDS encoding peptidase M30: MERKSRNNLGFFSGLLFSLFFLNACSLEGVFPSLFPNEKQKLGAQYVQALILTAVSCSGPGKFWVRDITKNASYCLQASLVGEGDTVSVYAEYGQEQNLDYKSIVREFDQRIFPKLGAAFGPPSDMDQSGKVHILFLDIRDGSKPGGSFVAGFFDPYDFLSDDPRSSVRSNGKEILYIDSVQLKELAEKDLASGKSDTLLSTIAHEFQHLIRFQYELPEYLSQKARDETWLNEGTSEVASDIAGYSPQMNRIQCYRGNVAGVCARGVNGSTIFGSSNFSSVVDYSFAYAFMKYLYTVSGSNLEERNSFFKKTVSGSSVRAKDAQSLSEIFLTSAGVTSLSASQKNDLGISGETSFIRLFAAFLWLSTGESTLAEAQLGVDSAGAAGFKTGMESVLSAFPFPPTNQDGGELRKLYDTQPLPFILPLSNLKPGQFHFIDQNRSNTGTQPAVVLLKKTVPSLRILQVNADPYRLGQVSQSITRTEDEGEPLLLPETDGPEIICPIEYFHSSDRNRTN; encoded by the coding sequence ATGGAGCGGAAATCTCGAAACAATCTTGGATTTTTTTCGGGTCTTCTTTTCAGTCTTTTTTTTCTAAACGCCTGTTCCTTGGAAGGTGTTTTTCCATCCCTGTTTCCGAACGAAAAACAAAAGTTAGGCGCTCAATATGTCCAGGCTCTGATTCTTACAGCCGTTAGTTGTAGCGGTCCCGGAAAGTTCTGGGTTCGAGACATTACAAAAAATGCATCTTATTGTCTTCAGGCAAGTCTTGTCGGAGAAGGAGATACCGTTTCCGTTTACGCGGAATATGGACAAGAACAGAATCTAGATTACAAAAGTATCGTTCGAGAATTCGATCAGAGAATTTTTCCGAAACTCGGCGCGGCGTTCGGACCACCGTCGGACATGGATCAGAGTGGAAAGGTTCATATTCTTTTTTTGGATATTCGCGATGGAAGTAAACCGGGTGGTTCTTTCGTGGCCGGTTTTTTTGATCCTTATGATTTTCTTTCGGACGATCCTCGATCGAGCGTACGTTCCAACGGTAAGGAAATTCTTTATATCGATTCGGTTCAGTTGAAAGAATTGGCGGAGAAAGATCTGGCCTCGGGAAAGTCGGACACCCTTCTTTCTACGATCGCTCACGAATTCCAACACCTCATTCGATTTCAATATGAACTTCCGGAATATCTTTCCCAAAAGGCTCGAGATGAAACCTGGTTGAACGAAGGCACAAGCGAGGTTGCGAGCGATATCGCCGGTTATTCTCCACAAATGAATCGGATCCAGTGTTATCGAGGAAACGTCGCCGGTGTTTGTGCAAGAGGTGTGAACGGTTCTACCATTTTTGGGTCCTCGAATTTTTCCTCGGTTGTAGATTATTCTTTTGCCTATGCCTTTATGAAATATCTTTATACGGTTTCCGGATCGAATCTTGAGGAAAGAAATTCTTTTTTTAAGAAGACGGTTTCCGGATCTTCGGTTCGAGCCAAGGACGCGCAAAGTTTATCCGAAATATTTCTTACTTCAGCCGGAGTGACTTCACTTTCTGCGTCTCAAAAAAACGATCTCGGAATTTCAGGGGAAACTTCTTTCATCCGTCTCTTTGCCGCCTTTCTCTGGTTGTCTACGGGAGAATCGACTCTTGCGGAAGCGCAGTTGGGAGTGGACTCGGCGGGAGCGGCCGGTTTTAAAACTGGAATGGAATCCGTTCTTTCGGCCTTTCCTTTCCCGCCAACAAATCAGGATGGAGGAGAACTGAGAAAGTTGTATGACACACAACCGCTTCCTTTTATTCTTCCCCTTTCCAATCTCAAACCGGGGCAGTTTCATTTTATCGATCAGAATCGGAGTAATACGGGAACACAACCTGCGGTTGTTCTTTTGAAAAAGACCGTTCCAAGTTTAAGAATTCTTCAAGTAAACGCGGATCCATATCGTCTCGGTCAGGTCTCTCAATCCATAACGAGAACGGAGGACGAAGGAGAACCGCTCCTTCTTCCGGAAACGGACGGCCCGGAGATCATTTGTCCTATTGAGTACTTTCATTCTTCCGATCGAAATCGAACAAACTAA
- a CDS encoding YbaB/EbfC family nucleoid-associated protein, with the protein MFGNKLESLKQMNQMRVRMKKVEKDLMALSFEAKSKNDLVTCISDGKLNIKDILIEDELLAKNDKKLLQKSIKQAVTRSLELAQKAAEERMAEFRGMIPGME; encoded by the coding sequence ATGTTTGGAAACAAGTTAGAATCGTTGAAGCAGATGAATCAGATGCGCGTGAGAATGAAAAAAGTCGAAAAGGATCTTATGGCTCTCTCCTTCGAAGCGAAATCCAAAAACGATCTCGTTACTTGTATCTCCGACGGAAAACTCAACATCAAAGATATTCTCATCGAAGACGAACTCCTTGCAAAAAACGATAAAAAACTCCTTCAAAAAAGTATCAAACAAGCGGTGACTCGTTCCCTCGAACTCGCACAAAAAGCCGCGGAAGAAAGAATGGCCGAATTTCGCGGAATGATTCCCGGAATGGAATGA